Sequence from the Phycisphaeraceae bacterium genome:
CCTTGGTGTTAAGCGGACGCCGTTGATGGCACTGGCGGAGGTGATCACCTGGCGTGAGCGAACATTTCCCCTGATGGCGGAGCGGTTCGCCACCCTTGACGATGTGCATCTGTTAACCGGGGATGTTCCGGAAAACTCTGACGACTGTGACACGGCTGACGGCCGGCCGAGGACCAGAACTTTTTCCGCCGCCCGGATCGTTCGCATGATCGGTGCCGATCTGGAGATGCTCACCGTCAACGACGCAGTGGAAATCGCCCGGATATTCGCCGGGATACAGGAAAACCGGATTATCAGAGCCATCACTCGCGTTGCGACACACGATCCATGCCGGGTCGTCGTCAGTGGAAGCGGGGAATTCATGGCATGCCGTGGCGTGCATGCCTGGATGGATCAGGCGAAAGCAAAAATGGAAATCGTCCGTATGTCCGAAATGATCGGCAGCAAAGCGTCTGTCGCAGCTTGCGCGTGGGCACTGTTGAGGTTGCAGTCTTGACGTCTGGTGCAATCGTCGGTTTGACGTGACGAGAGGTGTTCGCGATGTCGGTTTCTCCCATTCATGTCGTGAAGCTCGGCGGGAGCCTGCTCGATCTTTCCGATCTGCTGACACGATTCGAGCAATGGCGCAAGACACAGTCGGCAACCATGCTGCTGGTCGTCGGTGGCGGTGCGGCAGCGGATGTCGTGCGCGATTTTGACCGGGCTTTCAGTCTCGATGAATCCGTCGCCCACTGGCTGGCGATTCGTGCGATGCGGTTGAACGCGGAAATGCTCGCATCCGTGATGAAAGATTCCGAACTTGTTGGGAATCGACAGTCTTGCGAAGCCGCGTGGAAGCGGAAAAAGCTCGCGATCATGGAGCCTGTCGCATGGCTGGAGCGTGAAGCGGATGAAGGCGTTCACATTCCGCATCGTTGGACGTTCACGAGCGACTCGATCGCTGCTCACGCAGCATCGAGGCTGGGTGCGTGCAGGCTTACACTCCTGAAATCAACACTTCCGGACGGTAATTGCGATCCCGAACAAGCAGCAAAATGCGGGATCGTCGATGCAGATTTTCCTGCGGCATGTTCCAGGATCGCTGCGGTTGAGATCGTCAATTTGCGCGAGCACCCACCCGCTTGTTGTGATCTGAGACGCGCGTAGCCAGAGCACGAACACACGAACACTCGATGGTTTTTTCCCGCGCGCCATCCGGACAGGCTGCACCGCGTACCGCCACGATGTCCGGTTCGAGTTGCAGTGCTTTTTCCAAGCTCTCACCCGCCAGCGAACCCGCCAGAGCGACGAGGATGTCAGCTTTGCGTGCAGCGGTGATGAGTGTTGACAGCTCGCGGCTGGTCAACCAGTCGAACAGGCCGGCACCGTCCTTCACTGCGGTATCGATGAGAAACCCCGCCGCGCGATGATGTTGTGCCCAGTCGAATACTTCGGTGACAGGCGGCGATCCGGCTCGCTGGTAGTCGGCGTATGCCGCCGCAACAGGCCGGGCGAGGCCATAGGTTTGAAAGCGTTTCTCCAGCATATCGGGCCAGGAGTTCCGCTGCTGTGCGTTGGCCAGACCGATTTTGATGTATTCAAATCCAGTCGGCAGCGTGATGGGTGGGTGATCGAGCAGTTCACCTCCGGCTGCGCTGATCGGTTTCCGCCCAGCGACTTTCTGAATGATCTCGGTAAGTATTTGAGCATCAACCGGACCGAGTGAGCCGCGACAAGGTTCTTTGGCGTCGATGATGTCAGCACCACAATTTACAGCGATGTCGGCTTCAGCAGCGTTTCGCACGCTCACGAGCAGTTTGACTGATCGGGGTTCGAGTCCGGTCATCCTTCTTCCCCCGTTTCCTCCGCGGCGGCGTGGTCGTCGGACTTCATGATCTCACGCAAAATACTCGTCGCAAAAGAGCCTCGCGGCAATTCAAAGGCCGTTCGGATATATGGCCCATGTTCATCCACACCGCCGGAAATCTCCGCATCACGCAAGGTGGTGCGCATCGGCCTGCGGCTTCCCTGGGCGGTACCCTGTGGACCGCCGGCGAAATTGGATTCATCGACATCAAAACTTCGCAGGGCTTCTTCTTCCCACGTCAAAACCTGGCCGGCGGGTTTTGTCATGCCGATGCCCCACATCGGCCCTGACGGTGACACGGCAAGCGAGGCGATGCGGCCGCCGTCAGCGTTCTCTGTGTCTGCGGTTGCCTGATCGACGGCAAACACGGCGCGGCTGTCGTGTTTCCACGCCAGGTCGCCGTCCACCAGGCGGGCGAATAATCCGCGCTCGATTCGTTCGCGGAGTACGCGATTGAAGACCTCGCTCTGGAACGCGCTGATGAGAAACTCGCGCTGCTGGAGTTCGATCGCACGCACCGCCGCCTCAGGGCCTTTGCCGCCACGCAGCGCATCAAGTGCCTGACGATCGGGCTTGAGGTGTCGAGGCCAGAGTTCCAGCGCAGCAGCGTAGTCGCTGCGTTCATAGGCCTCGCGCGCTGCACGGGTCTGCTCGTAGTCCGTCTCACGCGGCTCACCAAGCATCAGATCGAGCATTTCCTGAAAGCGACCCAGCAGGAGCAACCGTCCAAGCTCACCATTGGTCTTGCGGTATCCAAACCTCTGCTCACCGACGTAGTTCGGGGCGCCTTGCGCGACCAGACGATCGAGAACACGCTTGGCGTGAATGACCGCGGTGGGTTCGACATTGCGGATTCGGATGACGAAGCGATTACCAGTCAGGTGGCCGCGACGGAGTTTGTTGCCGTGCCGCTGCGCCCAGAGGAGTTTGACTCGCGGTGTGTCCACGAGCTTCATCAATTCCTGATCTTTTGACTTGTCGGGCAGGTAAACCGACAAGTGCTGCCGTGTGATTGCGTGCTTGTCTTTCAGGCCGGCATACCCGATGTCACCCCGACCGACGCGGAACACGCGCGCCAGGTGGCGCACCACGTCACTGGTCGTCAGTTCCTGCTTTTCGATGAAGACGTAAAGGTGTTCGCCGGTACCTGAAGGTTCGTAAAGCGGCTGCTCGTCAACAAGGAAATCTTCAGGGCGTTGCTTGATGACGCCGCCGATACCGGGAATCTCTCCCGTCAGGAAGGTCAGCTTTCGGATGTCGGATTTCGGATTGGACGAGGAAGACACTGCACTCATTCCTATCGCGTAGGGCTGTCGGACTCGACTTGATGAATCAGACAGCAGCCTCGCTCTATCGGAAATCAATCTTCCGGCGCATCTTTGGCCACCAGAGCCTTGAATGCAGCGATGAGCTTCGTCGTCACCGGTCCCGGCTTGCCGCTGCCGATGACCCGGCCATCCACCTTGGTCACGGCGATAATCTCCGCGCCGGTGCCGGTGAGGAACATTTCATCGGCCGTGTAGATGTCATGACGAGTCATATCGAGGCGCTCAACCGTCAGACCGTTGCGCACAGCCAGATCGATGACGGTGTTCATGGTCACGCCTTCGAGCGCGCCGGCATGGAGGGGCGGCGTCATGATCCGCGGCATGCCGGAAAGCCCCAGGCTTTCACCGCCACGCATCTTGATGATGAAAAGGTTGTCGGCGGTACACTCGGCGATCAACCCCTGATGATTGAGCATGATGGCTTCGGGCACACCGGCGTCGTGGGCCTCGATCTTGGCGAGGATGTTGTTGAGATAGTTCAGGCTCTTGATGCGTGGCGAGAGCGCAGCAGGATGATTGCGGATCGTCGATGCGGTGATCACCGCCATGCCGTTCTCGTACATCTCACGAGGATAAAGAAGCAGGCTCTCGACAATGATAAAGACGCTCGGCTTTTCGCAGGTGAAGGGGCTTAGCCCCAAGGGGCCGGCACCACGGGTCACACAGAGGCGGATGTAGCCGTCCGTCCGTCCGTTGGCTAGCATCGTCTGACGCATCGCTGCGGTGAGTTGCTCGGCGGTGTAGGGAATAGCGAGACGGATAGCCTTGGCGGACTCGAAAAGCCTGCGAAGGTGTGTGGCGCACTTGAAGATGCGCCCGCCGTAGATACGGATACCCTCAAAGACACCATCGCCGTAAAGCAGACCGTGATCGTACACGCTCACGGTCGCCTGGTCGGTGGGTACTAGCTTGCCATTGAGCCAGATCTGCTGAGGCACGGCGGGATCCTTTGAGTAAGCGGCGAAAAGAGCAGAATTGTAGCGGGTTTTTTGTTTTTGATTTTAGCTCAATGATTTGCGATCTTGGCGTACGGCTCCTTCGGTTAGCCCGACGACTGACGGGCAGGTGCTGTCTGGTCCAGTGTCTGATTTTCCCGTAACGATTGGAAATTCCATGAAACTCTCATTTATGACCTTTGCCTGCCCGGAGTGGACGCTCACCCAGGTGCTCGACGCGGCTCATCGACATGGGTATCAAGGCGTCGAGTTGCGCGTCGATGCGCATCACCTGCACGGAGTCGAGGTGGAAACCGGGCCGGCTCTAAGGCGTGATGCGGCACGGATGATTCGTGACTCAGGCATTGAACCGTGCTGTCTGGCGACGAGTTTGCAACTGGTTAATCCCGCCTCCGTCAACGAGGCTGGCCCGCTGATCGGCTTGGCGCAGGAGATGGGTGCGCCGGCCCTTCGTGTTTTTTGCGGTCCGTTGCCGGATGGCGTTGATGTATCCGAAGCCATTGACCGCGTGGCGACGCATCTGCATCACGTGTGTCTGGAGGCCGTTCAGGCAGGTGTGCAGCTCTGGCTGGAGACGCATGACACGTTCAGCAAGGCCCACGACGCAGCCGCCGCTGTTCACAGAGCGGATCATCCCTCCGCCGGGATCAACTACGACAACATGCACCCTTTTCGTAAAGGCGAGTCGATCGAGGCAACCTTTGCCGCGATGGGTGATCTGATCCGTCACACACATTTTCACGATGCGATGAATCATCCGGACCAGGTGGCGATCAAGCCCGTTGGGGAGGGGGAGATGCCAATGGAGGAGATGTTCGCCGCCTTGGTGAAGGCCGGCTACACAGGCTATCTCAGCGGGGAATGGTTCGGCACGATGTACGGAGCGGATCCGGAAAGCTCGCTGGCTCGCTTTCGTGATGACATGACTCAGC
This genomic interval carries:
- the truD gene encoding tRNA pseudouridine(13) synthase TruD, which translates into the protein MSSSSNPKSDIRKLTFLTGEIPGIGGVIKQRPEDFLVDEQPLYEPSGTGEHLYVFIEKQELTTSDVVRHLARVFRVGRGDIGYAGLKDKHAITRQHLSVYLPDKSKDQELMKLVDTPRVKLLWAQRHGNKLRRGHLTGNRFVIRIRNVEPTAVIHAKRVLDRLVAQGAPNYVGEQRFGYRKTNGELGRLLLLGRFQEMLDLMLGEPRETDYEQTRAAREAYERSDYAAALELWPRHLKPDRQALDALRGGKGPEAAVRAIELQQREFLISAFQSEVFNRVLRERIERGLFARLVDGDLAWKHDSRAVFAVDQATADTENADGGRIASLAVSPSGPMWGIGMTKPAGQVLTWEEEALRSFDVDESNFAGGPQGTAQGSRRPMRTTLRDAEISGGVDEHGPYIRTAFELPRGSFATSILREIMKSDDHAAAEETGEEG
- the ilvE gene encoding branched-chain-amino-acid transaminase codes for the protein MWLNGKLVPTDQATVSVYDHGLLYGDGVFEGIRIYGGRIFKCATHLRRLFESAKAIRLAIPYTAEQLTAAMRQTMLANGRTDGYIRLCVTRGAGPLGLSPFTCEKPSVFIIVESLLLYPREMYENGMAVITASTIRNHPAALSPRIKSLNYLNNILAKIEAHDAGVPEAIMLNHQGLIAECTADNLFIIKMRGGESLGLSGMPRIMTPPLHAGALEGVTMNTVIDLAVRNGLTVERLDMTRHDIYTADEMFLTGTGAEIIAVTKVDGRVIGSGKPGPVTTKLIAAFKALVAKDAPED
- a CDS encoding sugar phosphate isomerase/epimerase, encoding MKLSFMTFACPEWTLTQVLDAAHRHGYQGVELRVDAHHLHGVEVETGPALRRDAARMIRDSGIEPCCLATSLQLVNPASVNEAGPLIGLAQEMGAPALRVFCGPLPDGVDVSEAIDRVATHLHHVCLEAVQAGVQLWLETHDTFSKAHDAAAAVHRADHPSAGINYDNMHPFRKGESIEATFAAMGDLIRHTHFHDAMNHPDQVAIKPVGEGEMPMEEMFAALVKAGYTGYLSGEWFGTMYGADPESSLARFRDDMTQLADPFGIKFG